One part of the Enterococcus sp. DIV1094 genome encodes these proteins:
- a CDS encoding 16S rRNA pseudouridine(516) synthase: MRLDKLIEKELETSRKEMKRLFAMKLVRIDGEIEQKQNRNVDSLLHRIEVDGVRLHTNEVYFMLNKPKRAVTAVTDIHKTTVIDLLSSADRTQPLYPVGRLDRDTTGLSLITSNGQLGYEMLLPDKKVQKTYVAVVNEQVTEADQIAFKKGIVFDGGYQCLPAHLEILDAQHKKSIVRLTIQEGKFHQVKKMFLACGKKVTALQRISMGPLQLDPHLAEGSYRSLTLDELKKLKKYFK, encoded by the coding sequence ATGCGGTTAGATAAATTAATAGAAAAAGAATTAGAAACATCACGCAAAGAGATGAAACGACTCTTTGCAATGAAACTCGTTCGTATCGATGGCGAAATAGAGCAGAAACAGAATCGAAACGTTGATAGCTTACTTCATCGCATCGAAGTAGATGGTGTAAGGTTGCACACAAATGAAGTATATTTTATGCTGAATAAACCTAAACGAGCTGTAACAGCAGTGACAGACATTCACAAAACGACCGTTATCGATTTGTTGTCTTCAGCCGATCGCACACAACCTTTGTACCCAGTTGGGCGATTAGATCGCGATACAACAGGTTTATCGTTGATCACTTCCAATGGCCAATTAGGTTATGAAATGTTGTTGCCTGATAAAAAAGTACAGAAAACATATGTAGCAGTTGTCAATGAACAAGTGACAGAAGCTGACCAAATTGCTTTTAAAAAAGGAATTGTTTTTGATGGTGGTTATCAATGCTTACCTGCACATTTAGAGATCCTTGACGCGCAACATAAAAAAAGTATTGTACGACTGACGATCCAAGAGGGGAAATTCCATCAAGTGAAAAAGATGTTTTTAGCTTGTGGAAAAAAAGTCACTGCATTGCAACGAATCAGCATGGGCCCCTTACAACTAGATCCACATTTGGCTGAAGGATCGTATCGCTCATTGACGTTAGACGAACTAAAAAAATTAAAAAAATATTTTAAATAG
- a CDS encoding YjjG family noncanonical pyrimidine nucleotidase produces the protein MKYHTLLFDVDDTLLDFQQTEAEALHQLFAEQGIELTPEIRTSYKALNHHLWREFEKGQMTRDEVTGNRFGLLFQQFGKTVDSQAMDQRYRHYLNLGHHWIPGSHELLEAVSNEAELYIVTNGVSQTQHRRLTDARMIHYFKEIFVSEAIGAQKPMKAFFDHVFTNIPELDKERTVIIGDSLTSDIKGGNEAGIDTIWFNKNRLPEMLEIQPTHRIDSLEELYPLLEIPLH, from the coding sequence ATGAAATATCATACATTATTATTTGACGTAGATGATACGTTATTAGATTTTCAACAAACGGAAGCAGAAGCGTTGCATCAACTGTTTGCTGAACAAGGCATTGAACTGACACCGGAGATCAGAACGAGTTATAAAGCATTGAATCACCATTTATGGCGTGAATTTGAAAAGGGGCAGATGACAAGAGATGAAGTGACTGGAAATCGCTTTGGACTATTGTTCCAACAGTTTGGCAAAACGGTCGATAGCCAAGCAATGGATCAGCGTTATCGTCATTATTTGAATCTCGGCCATCACTGGATTCCTGGTAGCCATGAGTTGCTGGAAGCAGTGTCAAATGAAGCGGAGCTTTATATTGTGACGAATGGAGTTTCTCAAACGCAGCATCGACGATTGACCGATGCGCGAATGATCCATTACTTCAAAGAAATTTTTGTTTCAGAAGCGATTGGCGCACAAAAACCAATGAAGGCCTTCTTCGATCACGTATTTACAAATATTCCTGAACTAGACAAAGAGCGAACGGTCATTATCGGTGATTCACTGACTTCGGATATCAAAGGTGGAAATGAAGCAGGAATCGATACGATTTGGTTCAATAAAAATCGATTACCTGAAATGCTGGAGATCCAGCCGACACATCGTATCGATTCTTTAGAAGAACTTTATCCACTATTGGAAATCCCACTTCATTAA
- the udk gene encoding uridine kinase, which produces MTKSKPIIIGVTGGSGSGKTSVSRGIFSHFPDHSIMMLEQDSYYKDQSHLSFEERLNTNYDHPFAFDNELLIQHVEKLLNYEAIEKPVYDYVAHTRSQATIIQEPKEVIILEGILILEDERLRDLMDIKIYVDTDDDIRIIRRIKRDMEERGRTLDSVIEQYLTVVKPMYHQFIEPTKRYADIIVPEGGENHVAIDLITTKVASFLNHQ; this is translated from the coding sequence ATGACAAAAAGCAAGCCAATTATCATTGGTGTGACGGGCGGATCGGGAAGCGGAAAGACAAGCGTCAGCCGAGGGATTTTTAGTCACTTTCCAGACCACTCCATCATGATGCTTGAACAAGATTCTTATTATAAAGATCAAAGTCATTTAAGCTTTGAAGAACGGTTGAATACAAACTACGATCATCCTTTTGCCTTTGATAATGAACTGCTGATCCAGCACGTTGAAAAACTACTGAACTATGAAGCCATTGAAAAACCAGTCTATGATTATGTTGCGCATACAAGAAGTCAAGCAACGATCATTCAAGAACCAAAAGAAGTCATTATTTTGGAAGGTATCTTGATTTTAGAAGACGAACGTTTACGTGATTTGATGGATATCAAGATCTATGTAGATACAGACGATGACATTCGGATCATTCGCCGGATCAAACGCGACATGGAAGAGCGTGGACGTACGTTAGATTCTGTGATCGAACAATATTTAACAGTCGTTAAGCCGATGTATCATCAGTTTATTGAACCAACAAAACGCTATGCTGATATCATCGTGCCAGAAGGTGGCGAAAATCACGTGGCCATCGATTTGATCACGACGAAAGTTGCTAGTTTTTTGAATCATCAGTAA
- a CDS encoding TVP38/TMEM64 family protein, with amino-acid sequence MTEKKTWIHRAIQFAPLLGLSIFFILIIYGYRHGIFQSADSLQQFMQQFGRHAVILFIVIQIIQVVIPILPGGISSVAGMLMFGNAFGLLYSCIGLIIGEAIGFLFVRYYGTSFVRFILSPKKFQKFEQLVADKTQNIKKVLVVTLLLPFAPDDLICLVAGLTKLSFKEYMQIIILLKPWSVAAYSMIMLFLFQQAQGHF; translated from the coding sequence ATGACTGAGAAAAAAACATGGATACATAGAGCCATCCAATTCGCACCACTCCTTGGTTTAAGTATATTTTTCATATTGATTATTTATGGGTATCGCCACGGAATCTTCCAATCGGCAGATTCGTTACAACAATTCATGCAACAGTTTGGGAGACATGCGGTCATCTTATTTATCGTCATCCAGATCATTCAAGTCGTTATCCCGATTCTACCGGGAGGGATTTCTTCCGTGGCTGGGATGTTGATGTTTGGCAATGCTTTTGGGTTGCTGTATAGTTGTATTGGCTTGATCATCGGTGAAGCAATTGGTTTTTTGTTCGTGCGTTATTATGGGACGAGTTTTGTCCGTTTCATCTTATCGCCAAAAAAATTCCAGAAATTTGAGCAGTTAGTCGCTGATAAAACGCAAAACATCAAAAAAGTATTGGTCGTCACCTTACTTTTACCTTTCGCGCCAGATGATTTGATTTGTCTTGTCGCAGGGTTGACGAAGCTCTCATTTAAAGAATACATGCAAATCATTATTCTTTTAAAACCTTGGTCTGTCGCTGCTTACAGTATGATCATGTTGTTTTTGTTCCAACAGGCACAAGGGCATTTTTAG
- a CDS encoding GNAT family N-acetyltransferase, with amino-acid sequence MEKVAVTEKELDELVAVIHEVWPEAFTPIIGQRQVAYMLETYQSKEQIEKECAAGVSYFLLKLAGRTVGYTAYEKIASSIYLSKLYILQDVRGKGLTSEVFRWYEQLARETEAQEIFLRVNQDNRQAIAVYQHQGFVIEEELISDIGEGFQMVDYKMKKRLA; translated from the coding sequence TTGGAGAAAGTCGCAGTGACTGAGAAAGAACTAGATGAACTCGTCGCAGTCATCCATGAAGTATGGCCCGAAGCGTTCACGCCGATCATCGGTCAAAGACAAGTCGCTTATATGTTGGAGACTTATCAATCGAAAGAACAGATCGAAAAGGAATGTGCTGCAGGGGTCAGCTACTTCTTATTGAAATTAGCTGGACGAACCGTTGGCTACACTGCGTATGAAAAGATAGCTTCTTCAATCTATTTGAGTAAGCTCTACATTCTACAAGACGTACGTGGAAAAGGCTTGACATCTGAAGTCTTTCGTTGGTACGAACAACTAGCTAGAGAAACAGAGGCACAAGAGATTTTTTTACGTGTCAATCAAGACAATCGACAAGCAATTGCGGTCTATCAACATCAAGGGTTTGTCATTGAAGAAGAATTGATCTCAGACATCGGTGAAGGATTTCAAATGGTCGATTATAAAATGAAAAAAAGGCTCGCATAA
- a CDS encoding YaiI/YqxD family protein, translating to MRKIFIDGDGSPVKNDVIEIAASFQLEVMIVTSVDHYTNKEYPDHVQFVYVDKGADSADYKIVGLIKKGDFLVTQDYGLASLVLPKGVRVFHQSGKEFDTTNIDGLLEQRYQSSKLRKAGIRTKGPKPFTNEDHQRFKEALIRALEEIGIE from the coding sequence ATGCGAAAAATATTCATTGATGGTGATGGCTCTCCAGTGAAAAATGATGTGATTGAAATCGCCGCTTCATTTCAACTAGAAGTAATGATCGTCACAAGTGTGGATCACTATACAAATAAAGAGTATCCGGATCATGTGCAGTTTGTCTACGTCGATAAAGGAGCAGACAGTGCCGATTATAAAATTGTCGGACTGATCAAAAAAGGCGATTTTTTGGTTACTCAAGATTATGGCTTAGCTTCACTGGTCTTACCTAAAGGTGTTCGAGTGTTTCATCAATCAGGGAAAGAGTTTGATACAACGAACATTGACGGGCTACTAGAGCAACGGTATCAAAGCAGTAAGTTGAGAAAAGCTGGTATCCGCACAAAAGGACCGAAACCTTTTACTAACGAAGACCATCAACGGTTCAAAGAAGCGTTGATCCGAGCGCTTGAAGAAATAGGAATAGAGTAA
- a CDS encoding DUF2512 family protein, with translation MKHVKALVVKAIMIWAILWIVLTGLYGVSFMDSTIVGVIIVVMIYVLGDLLILRKVGNIAATIADAGSAAVILWLYLYFMNDMADIWMKVLVPALLIGIAEWFFHKWLLSQRIVPDERKMK, from the coding sequence ATGAAACATGTAAAGGCGTTGGTGGTAAAAGCAATCATGATCTGGGCGATTCTATGGATCGTACTAACAGGACTTTATGGCGTTAGCTTTATGGATTCAACGATTGTCGGAGTGATCATTGTTGTAATGATCTATGTATTAGGTGATCTGCTGATTTTGAGAAAAGTAGGAAATATCGCAGCTACAATTGCAGATGCTGGTTCAGCTGCAGTCATTCTATGGTTATATCTTTATTTCATGAACGATATGGCGGATATTTGGATGAAAGTGTTAGTGCCTGCGTTATTGATCGGAATCGCTGAATGGTTCTTCCATAAGTGGTTGTTATCGCAAAGAATCGTACCTGATGAACGAAAGATGAAATAA
- a CDS encoding ABC1 kinase family protein codes for MTKTTSRSRLTEIIQVFIKENVLPNLIQQKNPKQVKKAFEELGSTFIKIGQMLSVRDDLLSAEFTKTFKTLQDNVPSDPFVTTKKTIEQELDTPLDTIFDDFNKTPFASASMGQAHRAILKNGDAVVVKVQHPNIAEEIMMDLQLFERAIPLIKYIPETSVIDLKGVLQEVKRSLTNELDFYKESQNGARFYQLNNHWYEVRSPKIYESLCTKKVIVMEEMAGKNFNQLMNLEETDTPLIAPLSNTQLKQQVAKRLIEHFMKQIFDDGFFHADPHPGNLLFHPLPSEALSDNVATTTKEHQKQLGTLSLKTSSTVTEPLQPYTISYIDFGMMGSLSGSLRQKLMEVVLAIYTRDIYRIEKAVVNLCQQEGPFDESEFHQQLANFLTQYLDLPIEEIDLQEVFSQIVAICHQNNLQIDRDITLLLKAFSTLEGVIRVLDPEVSLMEVATPFAQRYFLAHLSVEDTLKQAGLDFLEGVKTVPKIPQQVHHLLETWRSGQGKINLELKKQDQLMSRIESMVNRLVFGVILAALIVGSSLLVQAAPDDQINFITLLGIFTYTIAAVVILFLAIDTLIKYYKKRRK; via the coding sequence ATGACTAAAACTACTTCTCGAAGCCGCTTAACAGAGATCATTCAAGTATTCATCAAAGAAAATGTCCTGCCTAATCTGATCCAGCAAAAAAATCCTAAACAAGTCAAAAAAGCATTCGAAGAGCTTGGATCAACTTTTATCAAAATCGGGCAAATGCTTTCTGTACGTGATGATTTACTCTCTGCTGAGTTTACTAAGACATTTAAAACATTGCAAGACAACGTGCCAAGCGACCCTTTTGTCACGACAAAAAAAACAATCGAACAGGAATTAGACACACCCTTAGATACGATTTTTGATGATTTTAATAAAACACCTTTTGCTTCTGCTTCAATGGGGCAAGCGCATCGTGCCATCCTAAAAAATGGCGATGCCGTCGTCGTAAAAGTCCAACATCCGAATATTGCGGAAGAAATCATGATGGACTTGCAGTTATTTGAACGGGCGATCCCTTTGATCAAATATATTCCTGAGACAAGCGTGATCGATTTGAAAGGTGTCTTGCAAGAAGTCAAACGTTCGTTGACCAACGAATTAGATTTCTACAAAGAAAGTCAAAATGGCGCACGTTTCTATCAACTAAACAATCATTGGTATGAAGTTCGATCTCCTAAGATCTATGAATCTCTCTGCACAAAAAAAGTCATTGTGATGGAAGAGATGGCTGGAAAGAATTTCAACCAATTGATGAACCTAGAAGAAACGGACACACCCCTCATCGCGCCACTTTCTAATACACAACTGAAACAGCAAGTCGCCAAACGATTGATCGAGCATTTTATGAAGCAAATCTTTGATGATGGCTTTTTTCATGCCGACCCACATCCCGGCAATTTGTTATTCCATCCTCTACCTTCAGAGGCGCTTTCAGACAATGTCGCAACAACGACGAAAGAACACCAAAAACAGTTAGGTACTCTTTCGCTCAAAACCAGTTCCACTGTCACTGAACCGTTGCAACCATATACGATCAGTTATATTGATTTCGGTATGATGGGTAGTCTTTCCGGCTCACTACGACAAAAACTAATGGAAGTCGTTCTTGCCATTTATACGCGAGATATTTACCGAATCGAAAAAGCCGTCGTCAACTTATGCCAACAAGAAGGACCATTTGATGAAAGTGAGTTTCATCAACAACTCGCTAACTTTTTGACACAATATCTGGACCTACCGATCGAAGAAATCGACTTACAAGAAGTCTTTTCACAAATCGTAGCCATCTGTCATCAAAACAACTTACAAATCGATCGTGATATCACGTTATTACTCAAAGCTTTCAGTACCTTAGAAGGCGTGATCCGTGTCCTTGATCCAGAAGTTTCTTTGATGGAAGTGGCTACACCTTTTGCACAACGGTATTTCTTAGCACATTTATCCGTTGAAGATACATTGAAACAAGCCGGCTTGGACTTCTTAGAAGGCGTCAAGACTGTCCCAAAAATCCCGCAACAAGTGCACCATCTCCTTGAAACTTGGCGTTCTGGACAAGGGAAAATCAACTTGGAGTTAAAGAAACAAGATCAACTGATGAGCCGGATCGAAAGTATGGTGAACCGCTTAGTCTTCGGTGTGATACTCGCTGCATTAATCGTCGGTTCTTCGCTTCTCGTCCAAGCTGCACCAGACGACCAAATCAATTTTATTACACTGCTAGGTATATTCACCTATACGATCGCAGCTGTAGTCATCCTCTTTTTAGCGATCGATACGCTGATCAAGTATTATAAAAAAAGGCGAAAATAA
- a CDS encoding D-alanine--D-alanine ligase → MKITLLYGGRSAEHEVSILSAFSVLNAIYYAYYQVQLVFISKDGQWVKGPLLTEKPASEEELHLTWDPSGKMTEGFTGTVINPGEIKEEGAIVFPVLHGPNGEDGTIQGFLETLNMPYVGAGVLTSACAMDKIMTKYILQAAGVPQVPYVPVLKNQWKENPKKVFDQCEGSLLYPMFVKPANMGSSVGITKAETREELQNALATAYQYDSRAIVEQGIEAREIEVAVLGNEDVRTTLPGEVVKDVAFYDYEAKYINNRIEMQIPAEVPEEVHQKAQEYAKLAYTMLGGSGLSRCDFFLTNKNELFLNELNSMPGFTAFSMYPLLWENMGLQYGDLIEELIQLGLNRYNQRQSFFE, encoded by the coding sequence TTGAAGATTACTTTATTATATGGTGGACGCAGTGCGGAACACGAAGTTTCGATTCTTTCAGCGTTCTCCGTTTTAAATGCTATTTATTATGCTTATTATCAAGTACAGCTCGTATTTATTAGTAAAGACGGACAGTGGGTCAAAGGCCCCTTATTAACTGAAAAACCCGCAAGTGAAGAGGAGTTGCACTTGACATGGGATCCTAGTGGGAAAATGACAGAAGGATTTACCGGAACTGTCATCAATCCAGGAGAAATCAAAGAAGAAGGCGCCATCGTTTTCCCAGTTCTTCATGGACCAAATGGCGAAGACGGAACGATCCAAGGTTTCTTAGAAACTTTGAATATGCCTTATGTCGGTGCGGGGGTGTTGACGAGTGCTTGTGCTATGGATAAGATCATGACAAAATATATTTTACAAGCAGCCGGTGTGCCGCAAGTACCGTATGTTCCAGTCTTGAAGAACCAATGGAAAGAAAATCCTAAAAAAGTGTTTGACCAATGTGAGGGCTCATTGCTTTACCCAATGTTCGTCAAACCAGCTAATATGGGATCAAGTGTTGGAATCACTAAAGCTGAAACTCGAGAAGAATTGCAGAATGCTTTAGCAACAGCTTACCAATACGATTCACGTGCTATCGTTGAACAAGGAATCGAAGCGCGCGAGATCGAAGTCGCTGTGTTAGGAAATGAAGATGTCCGCACGACGTTACCTGGTGAAGTAGTGAAAGACGTGGCTTTTTACGATTACGAGGCAAAATACATCAATAATCGAATCGAGATGCAGATTCCAGCTGAGGTACCAGAAGAAGTTCACCAAAAAGCACAAGAGTACGCAAAATTAGCTTACACGATGTTAGGTGGAAGTGGCTTGAGCCGATGCGATTTCTTCTTGACGAATAAAAATGAGTTATTCCTTAATGAATTGAATTCAATGCCTGGATTTACAGCGTTCAGCATGTACCCATTATTATGGGAAAATATGGGCTTGCAATACGGGGACTTGATTGAAGAATTGATTCAATTAGGCTTGAACCGTTACAATCAAAGACAAAGTTTCTTTGAATAG
- a CDS encoding UDP-N-acetylmuramoyl-tripeptide--D-alanyl-D-alanine ligase: protein MNITIQEAAQAVGSHHDSSQLITGVEFDSRKITEGNLFVPLAGARDGHEFIEQAIANGAVATFWSWEVEKAPEGIAIISVSDPLKAMQDLAQYYLKKVGADVVAVTGSNGKTTTKDLTASVLAQGYKTYKTQGNYNNNIGMPYTILHMPQDTEKIVLEMGMDHANEITELSLLAQPKVAAITMIGEAHIENLGSREGIAQAKMEIADGLLPDGLLLVPNNEPLLEPLLAPLTQKIKTFGIEEGDISAQEITEEKQQTTFIVEGESFTIPLPGSYNVTNALIAYAIGQFFELSLPAIRRGLATVSVTQNRTEWLTAGNGAAILSDVYNANPTAMGLVLDTVANIPATGRKLAVLADMLELGAESSRMHASMSEHISSDVFSMIFLYGKEMQALKDVLAQKYPDLPVYHTEENKEQLIAEIVAEIQPDDTIVLKGSNSMGLIEVVERLQEMK from the coding sequence ATGAACATTACAATACAAGAAGCTGCCCAAGCAGTTGGAAGTCATCATGACTCAAGTCAATTGATCACAGGAGTAGAATTTGATAGTCGAAAAATCACAGAAGGGAATCTATTTGTTCCTTTAGCCGGTGCAAGAGATGGCCATGAGTTTATTGAACAAGCAATTGCAAATGGAGCAGTCGCAACGTTTTGGAGTTGGGAAGTCGAGAAGGCACCTGAAGGCATTGCAATCATATCAGTCTCTGATCCTTTAAAAGCGATGCAAGATCTGGCGCAATATTACTTGAAAAAAGTTGGCGCAGACGTTGTGGCTGTGACCGGCAGTAATGGTAAGACAACCACAAAGGATCTAACTGCTTCTGTTTTGGCACAAGGTTATAAAACCTATAAGACACAAGGGAATTACAACAATAATATTGGTATGCCGTATACAATCTTGCACATGCCACAAGATACTGAAAAGATCGTCTTAGAAATGGGAATGGATCATGCCAATGAAATTACTGAACTTTCCTTGTTGGCACAACCTAAAGTCGCAGCAATCACGATGATTGGTGAAGCCCATATTGAAAATCTAGGCTCACGTGAAGGGATTGCTCAAGCGAAAATGGAAATCGCGGATGGTTTATTGCCAGACGGTTTATTGCTCGTACCGAATAATGAACCATTGTTAGAGCCGCTTCTAGCACCGTTGACACAGAAAATCAAAACATTTGGGATTGAAGAAGGCGACATCTCTGCACAAGAAATCACAGAAGAAAAGCAACAGACAACGTTTATCGTTGAAGGCGAATCATTCACAATTCCATTACCTGGTAGCTATAATGTGACGAATGCACTGATTGCCTATGCAATCGGACAGTTTTTTGAGTTGTCTCTGCCAGCAATCCGTCGAGGACTGGCAACTGTCTCAGTGACACAAAACCGAACAGAATGGTTAACAGCTGGAAATGGCGCTGCTATTTTAAGTGATGTCTACAATGCGAACCCAACGGCAATGGGGTTAGTCCTAGACACTGTTGCAAACATTCCAGCCACAGGAAGAAAACTTGCTGTCTTAGCAGATATGTTGGAGCTAGGCGCAGAATCATCACGCATGCATGCATCAATGAGTGAACATATTTCTTCAGATGTGTTCTCAATGATCTTTTTGTATGGAAAAGAGATGCAAGCACTAAAAGATGTGTTGGCGCAAAAATATCCTGACTTGCCGGTTTACCACACAGAAGAAAACAAAGAACAATTGATTGCAGAAATCGTTGCAGAAATCCAACCGGACGACACCATCGTATTGAAAGGCAGCAATAGTATGGGCTTGATTGAAGTCGTTGAACGACTACAAGAAATGAAATAA
- the cshA gene encoding degradosome RNA helicase CshA → MKFKELELSPELLKSVERAGFEEATPIQSETIPLALEGKDVIGQAQTGTGKTAAFGLPMLEKIDASRQELQGLVIAPTRELAIQTQEELYRLGRDKRVRVQAVYGGADIGRQIRGLKDRPHIVVGTPGRMLDHINRHTLKLGTVETLVLDEADEMLNMGFLEDIESIISKVPEQRQTLLFSATMPPAIKNIGVKFMKDPTHVKIKTKEMTADLIDQYYVRAKEYEKFDIMTRLLDVQTPELTIVFGRTKRRVDELARGLEARGYRAEGIHGDLSQQKRMSVLRSFKSGHLDILVATDVAARGLDISGVTHVYNYDIPQDPESYVHRIGRTGRAGKGGMSVTFVTPNEMGYLHVIENLTKKRMTTLRPPTEKEAFKGQLGAAVEQIEEKLEENGLDKYLQTADKLLEEYSAQDLVALLLKTTAKDPSDATPVKITPERPLPMQKKGYNKNGKRGGGGGNNRNRRDNGNYRGNKNSKGSGSYSKNHNKQKDNGGKRSNDKKRGFVIRTNND, encoded by the coding sequence TTGAAATTTAAAGAACTAGAATTATCACCAGAATTATTAAAATCAGTAGAGCGTGCAGGATTTGAAGAAGCGACACCGATCCAATCAGAAACGATTCCACTTGCCTTAGAAGGTAAAGATGTGATTGGACAAGCACAAACAGGAACAGGTAAAACTGCTGCATTTGGCTTACCGATGTTAGAAAAAATCGATGCAAGTCGTCAAGAATTACAAGGATTAGTTATTGCACCAACACGTGAATTAGCGATCCAAACACAAGAAGAACTTTATCGTCTAGGACGTGACAAACGTGTCCGTGTCCAAGCAGTTTATGGTGGTGCTGATATTGGTCGCCAAATCCGTGGATTGAAAGACCGCCCACATATCGTTGTTGGTACACCAGGTCGTATGTTAGACCATATCAACCGTCACACATTGAAACTTGGAACTGTTGAAACATTAGTTTTAGATGAAGCAGATGAAATGCTTAATATGGGCTTCTTAGAAGATATCGAAAGTATCATCTCTAAAGTGCCAGAACAACGTCAAACACTATTGTTCTCAGCAACAATGCCACCAGCAATCAAAAATATCGGTGTGAAATTCATGAAAGATCCAACACACGTGAAAATCAAAACCAAAGAAATGACTGCTGACTTGATCGATCAGTACTACGTTCGTGCAAAAGAATACGAAAAATTTGATATCATGACTCGCTTATTAGATGTACAAACACCAGAGTTAACAATTGTCTTTGGTCGTACAAAACGTCGTGTGGATGAATTAGCACGTGGGCTAGAAGCTCGCGGTTATCGTGCAGAAGGTATCCATGGCGACCTTTCCCAACAAAAACGTATGAGCGTGTTACGTTCATTCAAGAGTGGTCATTTAGATATTTTAGTTGCTACAGACGTAGCCGCACGTGGTTTAGATATCTCAGGAGTGACTCACGTATACAACTACGATATCCCTCAAGACCCAGAAAGCTATGTTCACCGTATCGGTCGTACTGGCCGTGCAGGTAAAGGCGGTATGTCAGTAACTTTCGTTACACCAAACGAAATGGGTTACTTACACGTCATCGAAAACTTAACGAAAAAACGCATGACGACATTACGTCCACCAACTGAAAAAGAAGCATTCAAAGGACAACTAGGCGCTGCCGTTGAACAAATCGAAGAAAAACTTGAAGAGAATGGCTTAGATAAATATCTGCAAACTGCGGATAAATTATTGGAAGAATACTCTGCACAAGATTTAGTCGCTTTATTATTAAAGACAACAGCCAAAGATCCATCAGATGCGACACCAGTAAAAATCACACCAGAACGTCCATTACCAATGCAGAAAAAAGGCTACAACAAAAATGGTAAACGTGGTGGAGGTGGCGGAAACAACCGCAATCGCCGTGACAATGGCAACTACCGAGGCAACAAAAATTCAAAAGGCAGCGGTAGCTACAGCAAAAACCACAACAAGCAAAAAGATAACGGTGGTAAACGCTCAAATGATAAAAAACGTGGTTTCGTGATCCGCACGAACAACGACTAA
- the acpS gene encoding holo-ACP synthase produces MIKGIGIDAVELSRIATIIKEKQNFIDRVLTPSEIEVFRLLPFHRQVEFLGGRYACKEAFSKAWGTGIGKVTFQEIEILKNESGQPIVTKSPHEGAVWVSITHTDELAFAQIILED; encoded by the coding sequence ATGATAAAAGGGATTGGAATTGACGCAGTTGAACTGTCGAGGATTGCTACGATCATCAAAGAAAAGCAAAACTTTATTGATCGCGTACTGACACCAAGTGAAATCGAAGTGTTTCGTTTGCTGCCGTTTCATCGTCAGGTTGAATTTTTAGGCGGTCGTTATGCATGTAAAGAAGCTTTTTCAAAGGCTTGGGGAACAGGGATCGGTAAAGTTACCTTTCAAGAGATCGAAATTTTAAAAAATGAATCAGGACAACCAATTGTCACGAAATCTCCACATGAAGGAGCAGTCTGGGTCAGCATTACACATACAGATGAGTTAGCTTTTGCACAGATTATTTTAGAAGACTAG